A region of uncultured Draconibacterium sp. DNA encodes the following proteins:
- a CDS encoding sugar phosphate isomerase/epimerase has translation MNKREFLKRMGLLTAGGMVAGSIKPASAAAMVGMGKKEIGLQIYSLGRELTADVPNGLKKIKDIGYSAIELAGYGNRKMGEYSVEEYKKLADDAGLKITSSHVNPPTRDITKDKLGEIADFWKQTVEDHVKFGVKTLVQPMMPNVPTHDAVKVVCESFNQAGEIAKSAGIKFGYHNHSMEFGRVVKPEDKDKQQNPWMPVGDVIYDLFLNGTDPDLVFFEMDVYWTVMGANDPLEYFEKYAGRFPVLHIKDRSVLGQSGMMNFKNIFNKAYENGLEGFYVELEGIRGGSMTQFEGVEKCFDYLNDASFVK, from the coding sequence ATGAATAAAAGAGAATTTCTGAAAAGAATGGGCCTACTTACTGCCGGAGGTATGGTAGCTGGCTCCATTAAGCCTGCCAGTGCCGCCGCGATGGTTGGTATGGGGAAAAAGGAAATCGGTTTACAAATTTATTCTCTGGGACGGGAATTGACTGCCGATGTTCCGAATGGCTTGAAAAAAATAAAGGATATCGGCTACAGCGCTATTGAGCTGGCGGGTTACGGCAATCGCAAAATGGGTGAGTATTCGGTTGAAGAATACAAAAAACTGGCTGATGATGCAGGTTTGAAAATTACCAGCTCGCACGTAAACCCTCCCACTCGTGATATCACCAAAGATAAACTGGGTGAGATTGCCGATTTCTGGAAACAAACCGTTGAAGACCATGTGAAATTTGGGGTAAAAACTTTGGTTCAGCCAATGATGCCAAATGTGCCAACACATGATGCCGTAAAAGTGGTTTGCGAATCGTTTAACCAGGCCGGTGAAATTGCAAAATCAGCCGGAATTAAGTTTGGTTATCACAACCATAGCATGGAATTCGGACGTGTTGTAAAACCTGAAGACAAGGATAAACAACAGAATCCATGGATGCCTGTGGGTGACGTAATTTACGACCTGTTCCTGAATGGTACCGATCCGGATTTGGTATTTTTCGAAATGGATGTTTACTGGACAGTTATGGGTGCTAACGATCCGTTGGAATACTTCGAAAAGTATGCCGGCAGATTCCCTGTGCTGCATATTAAAGACCGTTCGGTTCTTGGCCAGTCGGGAATGATGAACTTTAAAAACATCTTTAACAAAGCTTACGAAAATGGTCTGGAAGGTTTTTATGTGGAACTGGAAGGAATCAGAGGCGGAAGTATGACACAGTTTGAAGGTGTTGAAAAATGTTTCGATTATTTAAATGATGCTTCATTCGTGAAGTGA
- a CDS encoding DUF2752 domain-containing protein: MKQTINSILLLVIIGVAVLFFILDPAQNEIFPQCLFHSLTGGYCPGCGSQRALHSLLHLDFAGVVGYNFLFLPAALFILYHYLYPLLNKAFGWKLPNLFYKKQTPLIVLAIVVLFWIARNLPWYPFNVLAPVG; encoded by the coding sequence ATGAAGCAAACGATCAATAGCATACTGCTACTCGTAATTATTGGGGTAGCAGTTCTTTTTTTTATACTCGATCCTGCGCAAAACGAAATTTTTCCGCAGTGTCTGTTTCACTCGTTAACGGGGGGCTATTGCCCGGGATGCGGTTCGCAACGCGCTTTACATAGTTTATTACATCTTGATTTTGCCGGTGTGGTTGGGTATAACTTTTTGTTTCTTCCGGCAGCACTTTTTATTTTGTATCACTACCTGTATCCATTACTGAATAAAGCTTTCGGATGGAAACTGCCTAACTTGTTCTACAAAAAACAAACGCCCCTGATAGTTTTAGCCATAGTTGTTCTGTTTTGGATTGCACGGAATCTGCCGTGGTATCCGTTTAATGTACTTGCACCTGTGGGCTAA
- a CDS encoding CD225/dispanin family protein, with the protein MNEQVNHPQVPPPNYLVFAILTTLFCGKIFGIVAIVFAAQVNSYWNAGNYEAALSASRNAKIWAWVSFAAGLAWVILAVILSIFGVLAGIMQGAFN; encoded by the coding sequence ATGAACGAACAAGTAAATCATCCACAAGTACCACCACCCAATTATTTGGTGTTTGCCATTCTTACCACCCTGTTTTGTGGAAAAATATTCGGAATAGTAGCCATTGTTTTTGCCGCGCAGGTAAATTCGTATTGGAATGCCGGAAATTACGAGGCAGCTCTATCGGCCAGTAGAAATGCCAAAATATGGGCATGGGTGTCGTTTGCCGCTGGTTTGGCCTGGGTAATTTTAGCTGTAATACTATCGATTTTTGGTGTACTTGCAGGAATAATGCAGGGAGCTTTTAATTAA
- a CDS encoding TonB-dependent receptor: MKYLKNVILIALLFIGVNSYALIEDPVKENDPTDDGKGKIVGTIVEKDTETPMEFANIAVYKETDSTLVTGGITNEKGVFEITNLDYGDYYLVANFIGFNEENVVDIKLDRSNRVHDLGEINLAPSTVAIGEVNVVADKAAVEYKLDKKVVNVSQVISAIGGTAVDVLENTPSVQVDIEGNVSLRGSGNFTVLIDGRPSVLSGSDALRQIPSSAIENIEIITNPSAKYEPDGAAGIINLVMKKNSMNGLNGIVNASVGTGEKYRGDFMLNYRFEKLNLFFGADWSDEINNGEMASERETYYNDTTEFLNMHGDRKWIRGGHRFKGGADFYLGTNTTLTLSGETGTSERGNEGDGRTENFTIPASEQIFSINEETSERNNDFYTLNMNFQHNFDDKGHRIEATAYYSDETGTDNEIESELLADENWNPTDEYLSNVSTFETEEEQDIRLKLDYTYPFSDDGRFEAGYQGRLESEYETLEFRDFDQESNSWVINDEYSSSTDFQRDIHAAYSTYSNKVGKLAYMAGLRGELTVREIKNTSAENVSSLNRFDLFPTAHFSYPLAQTADVTASYSRRINRPSGRDLDPTPNYYNRYTIRYGNPDLEPEYTNSYELGFMKRFGETRSFVSADLFRRVTNNKIDRRQELGEDGIFYMYTDNFDKDYSTGLEVTGNLSYKKWLTVNTSVNVYDYKITGELNGESIDRQSTNWGGRLNTTFKFAENSRLQVNAFFRGKSVSAQGESGAIFFTNVSYRQEFMNKKLSATVSVRDPLGTGRFERTSYSEEFKSWFRFEREPRVVMLTLSYKINNFKEDRGGERGGDSGMDMGGGEF; the protein is encoded by the coding sequence ATGAAGTACTTGAAGAACGTGATTTTAATCGCCCTTTTATTTATTGGGGTGAATTCTTATGCATTAATTGAAGACCCGGTCAAAGAGAACGATCCAACCGACGATGGTAAGGGAAAGATCGTTGGTACGATCGTGGAAAAGGATACGGAAACCCCCATGGAATTTGCCAATATAGCCGTTTATAAAGAAACCGATTCAACCCTGGTAACGGGAGGTATAACCAACGAAAAAGGCGTATTTGAAATAACAAATTTAGATTATGGCGATTATTACCTGGTGGCCAATTTTATTGGTTTCAATGAGGAAAACGTGGTGGATATTAAGCTCGATCGCAGCAACCGTGTACACGATCTGGGCGAAATCAACCTTGCTCCTTCAACCGTTGCCATTGGCGAGGTTAACGTGGTAGCCGACAAAGCTGCAGTAGAATACAAACTCGATAAAAAAGTGGTTAACGTTAGCCAGGTTATCAGTGCCATTGGCGGTACTGCAGTTGATGTTTTGGAAAATACACCTTCGGTTCAGGTTGATATTGAAGGAAATGTATCGTTGCGTGGATCGGGAAATTTTACCGTATTGATTGACGGCCGGCCAAGTGTTTTAAGCGGCAGCGATGCATTGCGTCAGATTCCTTCTTCGGCAATCGAAAATATTGAGATCATTACCAATCCATCGGCAAAATACGAACCCGATGGTGCGGCAGGTATCATAAACCTGGTAATGAAAAAGAACTCGATGAACGGACTGAACGGTATTGTAAACGCAAGTGTTGGAACGGGCGAAAAATACCGCGGCGATTTTATGCTGAATTACCGTTTTGAAAAACTGAACCTGTTTTTTGGTGCCGACTGGAGTGATGAAATCAACAATGGGGAAATGGCTTCGGAACGTGAAACGTATTATAACGACACCACCGAATTTCTGAATATGCATGGCGACCGCAAATGGATTCGTGGCGGACATCGTTTTAAGGGAGGTGCCGATTTTTACCTGGGCACTAACACTACCTTAACGCTTTCGGGAGAAACAGGAACCTCGGAACGTGGAAACGAAGGTGATGGCCGAACAGAAAACTTTACGATTCCGGCTTCGGAACAAATTTTTTCAATCAACGAAGAAACCTCGGAACGAAACAACGACTTTTACACGCTGAATATGAACTTTCAGCATAATTTTGATGACAAAGGACACCGTATTGAGGCAACGGCCTACTATTCGGATGAGACCGGAACCGACAATGAAATTGAATCTGAATTGCTTGCCGATGAGAATTGGAATCCTACCGACGAGTATTTGTCGAATGTTTCGACATTTGAGACCGAGGAGGAGCAAGACATTCGTTTAAAACTCGATTATACCTATCCGTTTAGCGATGATGGCCGTTTTGAGGCCGGTTACCAGGGAAGACTGGAAAGTGAATATGAAACACTTGAATTTCGCGATTTCGACCAGGAAAGTAATTCGTGGGTAATCAACGATGAATACTCAAGTTCTACCGATTTTCAACGTGATATTCACGCTGCTTATTCAACCTACAGTAATAAGGTGGGTAAGCTGGCATACATGGCCGGTTTGCGCGGAGAGCTTACCGTTCGTGAGATAAAAAATACAAGTGCCGAAAATGTTTCGTCGCTAAATCGTTTCGATTTATTCCCTACGGCACACTTTTCGTATCCGTTGGCACAAACTGCCGATGTTACCGCAAGTTACAGCCGCAGGATCAATCGCCCGAGTGGCCGCGATCTGGATCCTACGCCGAACTACTACAACAGATATACCATTCGATACGGAAATCCAGATTTGGAGCCGGAATACACGAATTCGTACGAACTGGGTTTTATGAAACGTTTTGGAGAAACTCGTTCGTTTGTTTCGGCCGATTTGTTCCGCAGGGTAACTAACAATAAAATCGACCGCAGACAGGAACTGGGCGAGGACGGTATCTTTTACATGTACACCGACAATTTTGATAAAGACTACAGTACCGGACTTGAAGTGACCGGAAACCTGAGTTATAAAAAGTGGTTGACTGTTAATACCAGTGTGAACGTTTACGATTATAAAATTACAGGCGAGTTGAATGGCGAATCGATCGACCGGCAAAGTACAAACTGGGGTGGTCGCTTGAATACTACGTTTAAATTTGCTGAAAATTCGCGTCTGCAGGTAAATGCATTCTTCCGCGGTAAATCAGTATCGGCGCAGGGCGAAAGCGGTGCTATTTTCTTCACCAATGTTTCATACCGTCAGGAGTTTATGAATAAAAAACTATCGGCAACAGTTAGCGTTCGCGATCCATTGGGAACCGGTCGTTTTGAACGCACAAGCTATAGCGAAGAATTTAAAAGCTGGTTTCGTTTTGAGCGAGAACCACGTGTAGTAATGCTTACATTAAGCTACAAGATTAACAACTTTAAAGAAGATCGTGGCGGCGAACGTGGCGGCGATAGCGGAATGGATATGGGAGGCGGAGAATTTTAA
- a CDS encoding BlaI/MecI/CopY family transcriptional regulator translates to MKKLTKKEEELMKILWKLEKAFVKDIVELYPDPKPHYNTISSLVRLLQDKGIIGFKQYGNTYQYFPLISKEEYRRSFMNQVVSDYFDNSYKSAVAFFVKEKNLSEEEIDELVNLIKNKK, encoded by the coding sequence ATGAAGAAACTAACAAAAAAGGAAGAGGAATTAATGAAGATCCTCTGGAAACTGGAAAAAGCTTTTGTAAAAGACATTGTTGAGTTGTATCCCGATCCAAAACCGCATTACAACACCATCTCGTCGTTGGTGCGTTTGTTGCAGGATAAAGGAATAATCGGCTTTAAACAATATGGCAACACCTACCAGTATTTTCCGCTTATTTCGAAAGAAGAGTACCGCCGTTCGTTCATGAACCAGGTGGTGAGCGATTATTTCGATAACTCGTACAAAAGTGCTGTGGCCTTTTTTGTCAAAGAGAAAAACCTGTCGGAAGAAGAGATCGATGAGCTTGTTAACCTCATTAAAAACAAAAAGTAA